A genomic window from Solanum dulcamara chromosome 11, daSolDulc1.2, whole genome shotgun sequence includes:
- the LOC129871967 gene encoding membrane protein PM19L-like, whose translation MANGPMKPVASLLLVLNFCMYAVVLGIAGWAMNFAIDNGFVIGPGMDLPAHFSPIYFPIGNAATGFFVVFALIAGVVGIASVLSGLNHIRHWNIDSLPAAASAAAIAWSLTLLAMGFAWKEIELNYRNSKLRTMEAFLIILSFTQLVYIAAIHGASSRR comes from the exons ATGGCTAATGGGCCGATGAAACCTGTTGCATCTTTGCTTTTGGTCCTTAATTTCTGCATGTATGCTGTTGTTTTAGGCATTGCTGGCTGGGCTATGAACTTTGCCATTGATAATGGTTTTGTCATTG GTCCGGGAATGGATCTTCCAGCACATTTCTCTCCAATTTACTTCCCAATAGGAAATGCTGCCACTGGATTCTttgttgtgtttgctttgataGCAGGTGTGGTGGGAATAGCATCTGTCCTGTCTGGACTTAACCATATTCGCCATTGGAACATCGATAGTTTACCAGCTGCTGCTTCTGCTGCTGCCATTGCCTGGAGTCTTACACTCCTTGCCATGGG CTTTGCTTGGAAAGAAATTGAACTCAACTACAGGAATTCCAAATTG AGAACAATGGAGGCATTCTTGATAATTCTATCGTTTACTCAACTGGTATACATAGCCGCCATTCACGGTGCTTCATCAAGGAGATAA